Genomic DNA from Candidatus Bathyarchaeota archaeon:
AGCTTCACAAGACTCTTTTGAATCTCATCTTTCCTTTCCAAAACATCTTCTTTGCTAAGACCCGACATTTTCTATCACGCCACCCTTTAATCTGGAAAACATTATTCGCTCATCCCGTCGAGAAATACGTCTATTATTCCTTCCTTATCTGGCTTAGAGGATCTGGCCTGAACTTTAACGAGTTCAAATCTACCCCTAAATGTTTCGTAGAGTTCCGATCCGGGGGTAAGCGTCACCTCAGGAAGAAGCGTTTGCCATCCCCCATCCTTGAATGCAAGAACCCTTAGGTTTACAGAGTTAGTTGGATGCTTATTCCTCGCATGGACGAGGATTGTCTCATAAAGTTTCGAGTCGAAGACATCACTGTCAGCATATTCGCTTGCGGTGACAAAGTCTTTGAATACATGTTGCTGCCTGTAGAGTCTTTCGATGCTGGGTGTCGCGTCGAAACCTGCTAATTTGGTTGAGAAGTCAGCGATCTTTGGGAGATACTTAGCAAATATGTTAACCCTTCTTATCTGTCGTTTAACCCTCTCCTTCCTTGAAAGATAGTATGAGAGCTGCCGGGCAACTTCTCGAATGCCATTCAATATTTCTCTTGCTATTTCAGGCGTATCTGCAAGTATTTCTTTTCCAACAGTCTTATATGGAATCTTTGTGCTGCATAAATGGATCAGAACGGCTACTGGCATACCTGGCAGGACATTATACCTCCTCCAATTCAACGATTTGACTACCCTATAGCAGACATCGGCCGACTCATCGTATACCAGAGGGATCTTATTCGCAAACCTGTAGATTACAATGTCATCTTTAGCTGGAACTTTGCCTCCATAGGCAACCGCAACTTCAACTATAAATGGATGCCCGGAATAGGTTGATGGTTTTCTCTGATGGACAGCTACAAACTCAGGCTCCAACTCCTTAAGAACGCCAGCCCTGAGCAGATCCTCACCTATCGGCGAGAGGCAGCTAGCGTCGGGAGGCAAGAATTCCTCATAGCCCTTCATTTCTTGAACAAGCCGAACTATCTCTTCGGGTCTGAGGTTTTTCGGATTAAGATCTTCCTTTATTCCGGCATGCTTCAAAAATTTTTGCGCTGTCTGTCTTCCCACACGATGGAAATGCGCCTGCATAAAGTCTAGCATATTCGTCTCTTTCGTCGAACGAATCATCCTTTGAAGTGTTT
This window encodes:
- a CDS encoding DNA topoisomerase VI subunit B — encoded protein: MAETFQEISPADFFYRNKEIAGFTNPARAIFTAIRELVENSLDAAREDVLPDIYIRLSPDDGAGENSDVYTLRVMDNGSGIPEHQVPLALGQFLFSSKYKLKQTRGTFGLGGTMAILYGQITTNKPVTVISSTGASRIFEYRFMIDIERNRPIILHRKIHTNGRSPSDRWQGTVVEFHLEGNYYQAAPKVLEYLKQTAIANPYANITFVDPKGRLYKFDRTVNKMPPPPKETLPHPHGVDVETLQRMIRSTKETNMLDFMQAHFHRVGRQTAQKFLKHAGIKEDLNPKNLRPEEIVRLVQEMKGYEEFLPPDASCLSPIGEDLLRAGVLKELEPEFVAVHQRKPSTYSGHPFIVEVAVAYGGKVPAKDDIVIYRFANKIPLVYDESADVCYRVVKSLNWRRYNVLPGMPVAVLIHLCSTKIPYKTVGKEILADTPEIAREILNGIREVARQLSYYLSRKERVKRQIRRVNIFAKYLPKIADFSTKLAGFDATPSIERLYRQQHVFKDFVTASEYADSDVFDSKLYETILVHARNKHPTNSVNLRVLAFKDGGWQTLLPEVTLTPGSELYETFRGRFELVKVQARSSKPDKEGIIDVFLDGMSE